A genomic window from Spodoptera frugiperda isolate SF20-4 chromosome 29, AGI-APGP_CSIRO_Sfru_2.0, whole genome shotgun sequence includes:
- the LOC118268589 gene encoding TBC1 domain family member 5 isoform X2, protein MEHNSADSSPNSPSKKFPEITDYQLDLPAWSVDSLKAIAIQQRLPRPRSLAWAILLNALPPPNMDIVSSLKSHRNYYNDLSDKLSMDPRAVIGDDPLSQDDESVWKQHFCDNELKTLILQDVVRTFPEELYFREKDVQDLMVRILFFWARSHANVGYRQGMHEILAPVLFELYLDRKFAPDGLGDKLKYILKEDCLEHDSYMIFSAIMKGIERFYTTGDIVPTSCGRLPTAKMSHNPNEVIRYLDKVREEFLVPLDLELAVHLVDCNISMELFGIRWLRLLFGREFPRSEIPNLWGFLFADGPMFPNLHYVIVAMLISMRNTLLDPDPGVILSALMRPVCLCVGYVCALALHLRAPLTYPRPPARQEVLNHTNAETAETEPRPWRDVEVRAGSESGSEGVAEGADVARELAALALLRAQLPPAAAALAQALPRPPPHVQQPLQQILQLAALLQCRNHALIDVETALEAAEGQTTEKVGRRQLVPVAMIHKQQQKPNIKPLNKVKEVPLKVFHQGESVASDLPFMDPLRLRTE, encoded by the exons ATG GAACACAACAGCGCTGATAGTTCTCCCAACTCTCCTTCAAAAAAGTTTCCTGAAATCACGGACTACCA GTTGGATCTCCCAGCATGGAGTGTGGACAGTCTGAAGGCTATAGCCATCCAGCAGCGTCTGCCTCGCCCCCGGAGCCTTGCATGGGCCATCTTACTGAATGCCCTGCCTCCTCCAAACATGGATATTGTGTCCAG TCTAAAGTCTCATAGGAACTACTACAATGATTTGAGTGACAAGCTGTCAATGGACCCAAGGGCAGTCATTGGAGATGACCCACTCTCACAGGATGATGAG AGCGTATGGAAGCAACATTTCTGTGATAATGAGCTGAAAACTCTTATACTGCAAGATGTGGTGAGGACGTTTCCCGAAGAACTGTACTTCAGAGAGAAAGACGTGCaggacctgatg GTCCGCATCTTATTCTTCTGGGCTCGTTCCCACGCTAACGTGGGCTACAGACAAGGGATGCACGAGATCCTAGCGCCCGTGCTGTTTGAACTGTACTTAGATAGGAAATTTGCGCCCGATGGACTAGG gGATAAGTTAAAGTACATACTAAAGGAAGACTGCTTAGAACACGATAGCTA CATGATTTTCAGTGCAATAATGAAAGGCATAGAAAGGTTTTACACGACGGGTGACATCGTGCCTACATCGTGTGGACGATTACCCACAGCTAAAATGTCTCAC AATCCAAACGAAGTGATAAGATATTTGGATAAAGTGAGAGAAGAATTTCTAGTGCCTCTCGATCTAGAGTTAGCTGTACATCTAGTTGACTGCAACATATCTATGGAGCTGTTTGGAAT ACGATGGCTACGACTGTTATTTGGCCGAGAGTTCCCAAGATCTGAGATCCCCAATCTGTGGGGATTTTTATTCGCCGACGGACCGATGTTCCCGAACCTACATTATGTCATCGTCGCCATGTTAATCTCCATGAGAAATACAC TGCTGGACCCGGACCCGGGCGTGATCCTGTCGGCGCTGATGCGTCCGGTGTGCCTGTGCGTGGGCTACGTGTGTGCGCTGGCGCTGCACCTGCGGGCCCCGCTCACGTACCCGCGACCGCCAGCCAGGCAGGAAGTCCTCAACCACAC GAACGCGGAGACGGCAGAAACGGAGCCCCGTCCGTGGCGGGACGTGGAGGTGCGCGCGGGGTCGGAGTCGGGGTCGGAGGGCGTGGCCGAGGGCGCCGACGTGGCGCGCGAGCTGGCCGCGCTGGCACTACTCAGGGCGCAACtaccgcccgccgccgccgcgctggcGCAGGCCCTGCCGCGGCCCCCGCCCCATGTCCAGCAGCCGCTGCAGCAGATCCTGCAG CTCGCAGCGTTACTCCAATGCCGCAACCACGCCTTAATAGACGTGGAAACGGCTTTAGAAGCCGCGGAAGGCCAAACGACGGAGAAGGTAGGTCGTCGTCAACTGGTTCCCGTAGCTATGATACACAAGCAACAGCAGAAACCCAATATAAAACCCTTGAACAAAGTGAAAGAGGTCCCATTAAAGGTGTTTCATCAGGGGGAGAGTGTCGCTAGTGATCTCCCGTTCATGGACCCCCTGCGTTTAAGGACAGAGTGA
- the LOC118268607 gene encoding vacuolar protein sorting-associated protein 51 homolog, producing the protein MAEAVKEKEENPLDIDGSNFNPDMYLDVLLKCATLKQVMDKEAEIVTQSQFLQSEMQTLVYENYNKFISATETVRKMRTDFKIMQEEMNKLSENMNKITTFSAQISDSLRESGNNVSRLCGTRQLLDKLQFLFLLPSQLNKAIEEGRYADAVHDYTHAQRVLQKYGNQPSFQSIQTECSEIIYGLKKTLRERLLSPDTSASELAESVGLLRQLQETDSSLQDIFLSCSESRLDQHLQALSGMVESTDILEWVEKCNNTLLADLGIIISCYHDMFQDKESTNIPDFADKIMLQVFHLFEEVVKKPDNIGTEILIRGLDKFFRKLQAMTEIISSDTMSNKAIDVVIQCINHKATIQYQSIQSQFKDSLTKVRQSLASKGTDTTDLKDILNSLQVYLMQKVQASLLDLMAFLQNNLSFGLKPWCATAVADTCWKVISETMINLSDMVKKMACLQTSNNNIPFELLLILAKLCLEMQESGVSTLHTHLLKLLEESAPGLAVQNKDTNSVMVHLSTAAQAALDSEVVFIGQTAAQMLRVSVLARDWLRAPEPRGPRAVCRRVVETLASADSAASQLFPTSIKPSSDSSRRTIWSRAPSSFSPLNRIFSERIEVFSPAGADRAALSNGALKVALKALVECVRLRTFGKHGLQQLQVDVHFLQQRLSCMGNDERLLNALLEDALASAQLRCVDPQLMEPSIVDIICERG; encoded by the coding sequence ATGGCAGAAGCAGTAAAAGAGAAAGAGGAAAACCCGTTGGATATAGACGGAAGCAACTTCAATCCTGACATGTATTTAGATGTTCTCCTCAAATGTGCTACATTGAAGCAGGTAATGGACAAGGAGGCTGAAATAGTCACCCAGAGCCAGTTCCTACAGTCAGAAATGCAAACGTTAGTATATGAGAACTATAACAAGTTCATCTCCGCGACGGAAACTGTGCGAAAAATGAGaactgattttaaaataatgcaaGAAGAAATGAACAAACTGAGCGAAAACATGAACAAAATTACTACATTTAGCGCCCAGATATCTGATTCGTTGAGAGAAAGTGGAAACAATGTCAGCAGATTGTGTGGAACAAGACAATTGTTGGATAAACTTCAGTTCTTATTCTTGTTGCCTTCCCAACTGAACAAAGCTATTGAGGAGGGCAGGTATGCTGATGCAGTTCACGATTACACTCATGCTCAACGAGTATTACAAAAGTATGGCAACCAGCCTTCATTCCAAAGCATTCAGACTGAGTGTTCTGAAATCATCTATGGTCTAAAGAAGACCTTACGAGAAAGACTGCTAAGTCCTGACACCTCAGCCTCTGAACTGGCTGAAAGTGTTGGCTTATTGAGACAACTCCAAGAAACAGACTCTTCTTTACAAGATATCTTCCTAAGTTGTTCGGAGAGTCGGCTTGACCAGCACTTACAGGCATTAAGTGGGATGGTTGAAAGTACTGATATCCTGGAGTGGGTTGAAAAATGCAATAACACTCTCTTAGCTGACCTTGGAATTATTATATCTTGTTACCATGATATGTTTCAAGATAAAGAGAGTACTAACATTCCAGATTTTGCAGACAAAATCATGTTACAAGTATTCCACCTGTTTGAAGAAGTTGTCAAGAAACCAGATAATATTGGAACAGAAATTTTGATCAGAGGACTAGACAAGTTCTTTAGAAAGTTACAGGCAATGACAGAGATCATTTCTAGTGACACCATGTCTAACAAAGCAATAGATGTAGTAATACAGTGCATCAATCATAAGGCTACCATACAGTATCAGTCAATTCAATCCCAATTTAAAGATAGCTTGACAAAAGTGAGACAGTCTTTAGCAAGTAAAGGCACAGACACCACTGACTTGAAGGACATATTGAATTCACTCCAAGTATACTTAATGCAGAAAGTCCAAGCATCATTACTGGACCTCATGGCCTTCTTACAAAATAATCTCTCCTTTGGTCTGAAACCATGGTGTGCTACAGCTGTAGCCGACACATGTTGGAAAGTAATTTCTGAAACCATGATCAATTTGTCCGATATGGTGAAGAAGATGGCGTGCCTACAAACATCAAATAACAACATTCCCTTTGAGTTACTATTAATATTAGCTAAATTATGTTTAGAAATGCAAGAGAGTGGTGTTTCAACATTGCACACTCACTTGCTTAAGCTTTTAGAAGAATCTGCTCCAGGGTTAGCAGTACAGAATAAGGACACAAACAGTGTGATGGTACACCTCTCTACAGCTGCACAAGCTGCTCTGGATTCTGAGGTGGTATTTATTGGGCAGACAGCAGCACAGATGTTAAGAGTGTCAGTCCTGGCCagggattggttgagagcaccTGAACCGCGAGGACCGCGTGCCGTTTGTCGCCGAGTTGTGGAAACACTGGCAAGTGCAGACAGTGCTGCCTCGCAACTGTTCCCGACAAGTATTAAACCTTCCAGCGATTCTAGTCGTCGCACTATCTGGTCGCGCGCTCCATCTTCATTCTCACCACTGAACAGAATATTCTCTGAGAGAATTGAAGTATTCAGTCCAGCTGGGGCTGACAGGGCTGCATTATCTAATGGAGCTCTGAAAGTAGCCCTGAAGGCGTTAGTAGAGTGCGTGAGACTGCGCACGTTCGGCAAGCACGGCCTGCAACAGTTGCAGGTGGACGTGCACTTCCTACAGCAGAGGTTGTCTTGTATGGGGAATGATGAGAGATTACTTAATGCTTTGCTCGAGGATGCGCTTGCTTCCGCGCAGCTGAGATGCGTCGACCCACAACTAATGGAACCTAGTATTGTAGATATTATTTGTGAAAGAGGATAA
- the LOC118268589 gene encoding TBC1 domain family member 5 isoform X1: MEHNSADSSPNSPSKKFPEITDYQLDLPAWSVDSLKAIAIQQRLPRPRSLAWAILLNALPPPNMDIVSSLKSHRNYYNDLSDKLSMDPRAVIGDDPLSQDDESVWKQHFCDNELKTLILQDVVRTFPEELYFREKDVQDLMVRILFFWARSHANVGYRQGMHEILAPVLFELYLDRKFAPDGLGDKLKYILKEDCLEHDSYMIFSAIMKGIERFYTTGDIVPTSCGRLPTAKMSHNPNEVIRYLDKVREEFLVPLDLELAVHLVDCNISMELFGIRWLRLLFGREFPRSEIPNLWGFLFADGPMFPNLHYVIVAMLISMRNTLLDPDPGVILSALMRPVCLCVGYVCALALHLRAPLTYPRPPARQEVLNHTNAETAETEPRPWRDVEVRAGSESGSEGVAEGADVARELAALALLRAQLPPAAAALAQALPRPPPHVQQPLQQILQVCTAAAPAPRPAAAAADPAARSVTPMPQPRLNRRGNGFRSRGRPNDGEGRSSSTGSRSYDTQATAETQYKTLEQSERGPIKGVSSGGECR; the protein is encoded by the exons ATG GAACACAACAGCGCTGATAGTTCTCCCAACTCTCCTTCAAAAAAGTTTCCTGAAATCACGGACTACCA GTTGGATCTCCCAGCATGGAGTGTGGACAGTCTGAAGGCTATAGCCATCCAGCAGCGTCTGCCTCGCCCCCGGAGCCTTGCATGGGCCATCTTACTGAATGCCCTGCCTCCTCCAAACATGGATATTGTGTCCAG TCTAAAGTCTCATAGGAACTACTACAATGATTTGAGTGACAAGCTGTCAATGGACCCAAGGGCAGTCATTGGAGATGACCCACTCTCACAGGATGATGAG AGCGTATGGAAGCAACATTTCTGTGATAATGAGCTGAAAACTCTTATACTGCAAGATGTGGTGAGGACGTTTCCCGAAGAACTGTACTTCAGAGAGAAAGACGTGCaggacctgatg GTCCGCATCTTATTCTTCTGGGCTCGTTCCCACGCTAACGTGGGCTACAGACAAGGGATGCACGAGATCCTAGCGCCCGTGCTGTTTGAACTGTACTTAGATAGGAAATTTGCGCCCGATGGACTAGG gGATAAGTTAAAGTACATACTAAAGGAAGACTGCTTAGAACACGATAGCTA CATGATTTTCAGTGCAATAATGAAAGGCATAGAAAGGTTTTACACGACGGGTGACATCGTGCCTACATCGTGTGGACGATTACCCACAGCTAAAATGTCTCAC AATCCAAACGAAGTGATAAGATATTTGGATAAAGTGAGAGAAGAATTTCTAGTGCCTCTCGATCTAGAGTTAGCTGTACATCTAGTTGACTGCAACATATCTATGGAGCTGTTTGGAAT ACGATGGCTACGACTGTTATTTGGCCGAGAGTTCCCAAGATCTGAGATCCCCAATCTGTGGGGATTTTTATTCGCCGACGGACCGATGTTCCCGAACCTACATTATGTCATCGTCGCCATGTTAATCTCCATGAGAAATACAC TGCTGGACCCGGACCCGGGCGTGATCCTGTCGGCGCTGATGCGTCCGGTGTGCCTGTGCGTGGGCTACGTGTGTGCGCTGGCGCTGCACCTGCGGGCCCCGCTCACGTACCCGCGACCGCCAGCCAGGCAGGAAGTCCTCAACCACAC GAACGCGGAGACGGCAGAAACGGAGCCCCGTCCGTGGCGGGACGTGGAGGTGCGCGCGGGGTCGGAGTCGGGGTCGGAGGGCGTGGCCGAGGGCGCCGACGTGGCGCGCGAGCTGGCCGCGCTGGCACTACTCAGGGCGCAACtaccgcccgccgccgccgcgctggcGCAGGCCCTGCCGCGGCCCCCGCCCCATGTCCAGCAGCCGCTGCAGCAGATCCTGCAGGTATGTACTGCCGCGGCCCCCGCCCCACGTCCAGCAGCCGCTGCAGCAGATCCTGCAG CTCGCAGCGTTACTCCAATGCCGCAACCACGCCTTAATAGACGTGGAAACGGCTTTAGAAGCCGCGGAAGGCCAAACGACGGAGAAGGTAGGTCGTCGTCAACTGGTTCCCGTAGCTATGATACACAAGCAACAGCAGAAACCCAATATAAAACCCTTGAACAAAGTGAAAGAGGTCCCATTAAAGGTGTTTCATCAGGGGGAGAGTGTCGCTAG
- the LOC118268589 gene encoding TBC1 domain family member 5 isoform X3: MEHNSADSSPNSPSKKFPEITDYQLDLPAWSVDSLKAIAIQQRLPRPRSLAWAILLNALPPPNMDIVSSLKSHRNYYNDLSDKLSMDPRAVIGDDPLSQDDESVWKQHFCDNELKTLILQDVVRTFPEELYFREKDVQDLMVRILFFWARSHANVGYRQGMHEILAPVLFELYLDRKFAPDGLGDKLKYILKEDCLEHDSYMIFSAIMKGIERFYTTGDIVPTSCGRLPTAKMSHNPNEVIRYLDKVREEFLVPLDLELAVHLVDCNISMELFGIRWLRLLFGREFPRSEIPNLWGFLFADGPMFPNLHYVIVAMLISMRNTLLDPDPGVILSALMRPVCLCVGYVCALALHLRAPLTYPRPPARQEVLNHTNAETAETEPRPWRDVEVRAGSESGSEGVAEGADVARELAALALLRAQLPPAAAALAQALPRPPPHVQQPLQQILQVCTAAAPAPRPAAAAADPAGMYCRGPRRMSSSRCSRSCSSQRYSNAATTP, translated from the exons ATG GAACACAACAGCGCTGATAGTTCTCCCAACTCTCCTTCAAAAAAGTTTCCTGAAATCACGGACTACCA GTTGGATCTCCCAGCATGGAGTGTGGACAGTCTGAAGGCTATAGCCATCCAGCAGCGTCTGCCTCGCCCCCGGAGCCTTGCATGGGCCATCTTACTGAATGCCCTGCCTCCTCCAAACATGGATATTGTGTCCAG TCTAAAGTCTCATAGGAACTACTACAATGATTTGAGTGACAAGCTGTCAATGGACCCAAGGGCAGTCATTGGAGATGACCCACTCTCACAGGATGATGAG AGCGTATGGAAGCAACATTTCTGTGATAATGAGCTGAAAACTCTTATACTGCAAGATGTGGTGAGGACGTTTCCCGAAGAACTGTACTTCAGAGAGAAAGACGTGCaggacctgatg GTCCGCATCTTATTCTTCTGGGCTCGTTCCCACGCTAACGTGGGCTACAGACAAGGGATGCACGAGATCCTAGCGCCCGTGCTGTTTGAACTGTACTTAGATAGGAAATTTGCGCCCGATGGACTAGG gGATAAGTTAAAGTACATACTAAAGGAAGACTGCTTAGAACACGATAGCTA CATGATTTTCAGTGCAATAATGAAAGGCATAGAAAGGTTTTACACGACGGGTGACATCGTGCCTACATCGTGTGGACGATTACCCACAGCTAAAATGTCTCAC AATCCAAACGAAGTGATAAGATATTTGGATAAAGTGAGAGAAGAATTTCTAGTGCCTCTCGATCTAGAGTTAGCTGTACATCTAGTTGACTGCAACATATCTATGGAGCTGTTTGGAAT ACGATGGCTACGACTGTTATTTGGCCGAGAGTTCCCAAGATCTGAGATCCCCAATCTGTGGGGATTTTTATTCGCCGACGGACCGATGTTCCCGAACCTACATTATGTCATCGTCGCCATGTTAATCTCCATGAGAAATACAC TGCTGGACCCGGACCCGGGCGTGATCCTGTCGGCGCTGATGCGTCCGGTGTGCCTGTGCGTGGGCTACGTGTGTGCGCTGGCGCTGCACCTGCGGGCCCCGCTCACGTACCCGCGACCGCCAGCCAGGCAGGAAGTCCTCAACCACAC GAACGCGGAGACGGCAGAAACGGAGCCCCGTCCGTGGCGGGACGTGGAGGTGCGCGCGGGGTCGGAGTCGGGGTCGGAGGGCGTGGCCGAGGGCGCCGACGTGGCGCGCGAGCTGGCCGCGCTGGCACTACTCAGGGCGCAACtaccgcccgccgccgccgcgctggcGCAGGCCCTGCCGCGGCCCCCGCCCCATGTCCAGCAGCCGCTGCAGCAGATCCTGCAGGTATGTACTGCCGCGGCCCCCGCCCCACGTCCAGCAGCCGCTGCAGCAGATCCTGCAG GTATGTACTGCCGCGGCCCCCGCCGCATGTCCAGCAGCCGCTGCAGCAGATCCTGCAG CTCGCAGCGTTACTCCAATGCCGCAACCACGCCTTAA